The Marinomonas profundi DNA segment CATCCCTGCCAACTGTTAGCAGACATGCAAACCTATCAAGAACACCGTGGCTCGATTGAAGGCAAAAAAGTGGTGTGGGTTGGCGATGGCAATAATATGTGCAATTCCTATATTAATGCGGCGGTATTACTTGATTTCCAGCTGGTCGTGGCCTGTCCTGTGGGCTATGAACCGAATGCGGATTTGGTCGCAGAACACAGCGATCGAGTCACTGTCCTGCATGACGCTCACGAGGCCGCCAAAGGCGCCGATTTGATCGTGACTGACGTATTTGCCTCTATGGGTCAGGAAGACGAACAAGAACAGCGTCTAAAGGACTTTAAAGGCTTTCAGGTCAATTCCTCCTTGATGGCGAAAGCCAACTCAGACGCCCTTTTCATGCACTGTCTACCCGCCCACCGTGGCGAGGAAGTGTCGGCTGACGTCATTGACCACCCTGATGCTGTCGTCTGGGATGAAGCAGAAAATCGCCTACACGCGCAAAAAGCGTTGCTTGAATTTCTCTTGTGTCGATAACGACATTAACACGCTCGGTGTAAACCTTCGTTTCTCCGAGCGGGTTAATTTTCAAGCCTGGAACAAACGCATCAACAGTAAAGTACTATGAGTATTGAAGTGCTATGAGTATTATCGAAGTTAGGCATTTAAAAACACTGACGGCATTAAGAGAAACAGGCAGTTTAGTCGAAGCCGCCGAACGAGTTCACTTGACCCAGTCCGCCCTCTCTCATCAGCTCAAAGATCTTGAAGAAAAACTAGGCTGTCCACTTTTCATTCGAAAAACCAAACCGGTTCGCTTCACCAGTGCGGGGTTACGCTTACTGCAACTCGCAGACGACGTATTACTTTCATTTCGCTCGGCTCAACGCGATATTCAACGCTTCGCGGAAGGCGAAAGCGGGCGTCTACACATCGCCATCGAATGCCACAGCTGTTATGAATGGCTGATGCCCACGATTGACCATTTTCGCGAACATTGGCCCGATGTCGAACTCGACCTTTCAACGGCTTTTGGCTTTATGCCTCTGCCAGCATTGGCGCGGGGCGATTTGGATCTAGTGGTAACCTCCGACCCCCAAGACATCCCCAATATTGAATACATACCTTTGTTCCAATATGAGTCTCAGGTCGCTTTATCTCGACACCACCCACTGGCCAAAAAAGAATTTTTAAGCCCAGAAGATTTCGCCAAAGAAACACTCATTACCTATCCGGTAGAAACAGAACGTCTGGATATTTTTAAGCACTTTCTAAACCCAGCCGATATCTCACCCGCCAAGATTCGCCACAGTGAATTAACCCTGATGATGATGCAATTAGTCGCCAGTGGCCGCGGAGTTTGCTGCCTACCAAACTGGGCATTAACGGAATACACGAATCGGCAATATGTGATTACCAAGTCGCTGGGTGAAGAAGGGGTTTGGTGTAAATTATACTTGGCCATTAGAAAAGATCAGCGCGATAACGCCTATATGGAAGATTTGATTTCGACCGCCTCGAAAACGTGCTTTAAGAACCTAAAAGGCATTCTGGCGCCAGAGCTTTAATTTTACCGTAAGGCTGCCAGCATCAGGACAAGGTGTTCTGATGCTGGCTACGCGACCAAATGAAACTAAACTTCGCTCCACCGGTTTCACTTGCATCAATCAGCACAGCGCCACCATGCCAAAAGGCAATGCGCTGCACAATGGCCAAGCCTAATCCGTATCCGCCAGAAGCACGTGTTCGACTGTTGTCTAACCGCTGGAAGGGGACAAAAACCTTATCCCTGTCTTCAAAGGCGATACCTGGGCCGTCATCTTCAATGTCTAATTGCCAACGCTCGGCGTCATAAGAAAAAGAAACCACTATCTTGTCTGTGGCATATTTCGCGGCATTCAAAATAAGATTCTGCAGCGCTCGGTTCAAATGATGTTCATCTGCTATGGCCACATCATCTTGTCGAATATCGACTTCCACGTGCAAATGCTGAAGCAGCAAATGGTTATGCTGCAAGATACCGTTAACCAATTGGAAAACCGAAACTTCCTTGAAGTTTAGCGCTAATGACCCACCTTCTAATTTTCCATAGGTCAGTACTTCATCAACCAAGGTATTTAGCTCTTCCACATCGCCCTCTAACCCCTCAATCGTTTTCGCAACAATGGGGTCAACTTCATCCTTCATCACTTCTAAGCCAAATCGTAGACGAGCGATAGGGGTTCTCAGTTCATGAGAAATGGCATTGATCATTTCCCGTTGCACTTTTAATAAGCGCTGAATATGAGACGACATTGAGTCAAACGAATACGCCAGCTCTTTCAACGTGCCACTGCTATCGGGAATACCTTTAGGGACACCACTTCGACCCCGAGCAATTTGACGCGTAATGCTCTCAAATGTTTTGCGCTTAAAATCCAACGCAACCAGCTCACGCCAAATTAAAATCAACATGATGGCAATGCCTACGCCAACCACGACAACAACAATCCATGTCAAAGAGAGCGTATTACTATGGGTCACAGACAAGTACAGAGAACGGTTAGTGTCATCGTCTTTCCAGACAAAACCATATTCACTGTAAACACCATGCACTAGGGCAACGCCCGTCAAGGAGTCTGACAACTCAGGTGAAATGGGTTTTATGGAGAGGCAAGGCATGCTTTCTAACAAAGCAACTTTATCTTGGGAGGAGAGTTTTTCACTCAGTAACAGCCGCTTTAATAAGGCCTCTAACTGAAATAACGAATCGCTTTGTACCGCACGACCCACTAATACTGGCGCATCGATATCGCCAAACGTTAACTGATAACTGTTATCGGGAAACCTTAACCATTTTTTCTCGCCAATGAGCCGCGATACCGCCTCGACAGACAGGGAAGGCGTACCTTCAACCGCCCAGCTAAATTGCGATTCAGGAAGTTGACGACTAATATTGGTCAGCAGCAAGGCCGAACTGAATTCAGCATCCGCACAAAGTAGCTGTTCCACTCTTGCGGTGCCAAAACGTATTTGAATAAACTCCATGACAAGATAACACGCAGCGACAATAACCACACCGCCAAAAAGCAGATGTCGATATAAACGCCACATTTCTGTTTTCATGGGGCGTTATACATCTTTAACGAACAAATAACCCTTGCTACGAATCGTTTTTATGCGCCGTGGATGAATCGGATCATCCCCGATTTTAGAGCGAATACGCGAAATTCTGACATCGACAGAGCGATCTTGGCCATCATATTCAATACCTCGCAACTCACCGAAAATTTCTTCTCGACTCAAAATTCGCCCAGCATTGCTAGACAACAACCACAGCAAGTCAAACTCAGCGCTCGTCAGTTCTACCTCTTCGTCTTGTAACCAAGCCTCACGCCGAGAACTATCAATGGTCAGTGGGCCGAAGGTCAAATGCGGCTCAGCGATAGGTTCCTCAGCCGTCAAATCAACATCTTGCGTGCTACGACGCAATAAAGACTGCACTCGCGCCAGCAACACTCTAGGTTTAGCTGGTTTGGAAACATAATCATCGGCGCCGATCTCTAAACCCAAAATTTGATCTACATCGTCACTGCGAGCCGTTAGCATGAGTATGGGCTTTTTATAGTCATTGCGCACACTTCGACAGACTGTAAAGCCATCTGCACCAGGCAACATAAGATCAAGAATAACAAGTGAAGGCTGCTCTGAAATGATACGAGAAATAGCTTTTCGACCATCTGACTCAATGCCAACATTGAAACCATTTTTCTGTAAATATTCCTGCGTGAGCAAGGCTAAGCGCTCATCATCTTCAACAATCAAAATGCTTTGCTTATCATCCATATTCATTCGGCGCCCTCATCCTGCTATCATCGATTAAATTTTAATGGCTTACTTTTTATGGTTGTAAAATCAACGACCTAGAATCAATCTACTAAAAGATCTCGATATTGTCTAACTCTCTCGCGATTTACACCAAAATCCGAATAGCCAACACGCGAAGCAGAACGAATGTGTATCACACTGTCCGCTTCAGGCAGATAAAACTCAACATCATCAATGAAGCCAACAAGATGACTTTTCACTTCAAAATGCACGTAACCAAGGTAACGACTTATTATACGCGTGTTACCTTT contains these protein-coding regions:
- the argF gene encoding ornithine carbamoyltransferase, which encodes MSPRHFLTLKDLSSDELKQLLFRASELKKIHREGALFQPLKNRVLAMIFEKSSTRTRVSFEAGMAQLGGHALFLSSRDTQLGRGEPVEDSARVISSMVDAVMIRTFDHQTVETFAKYSSVPVINALTDDYHPCQLLADMQTYQEHRGSIEGKKVVWVGDGNNMCNSYINAAVLLDFQLVVACPVGYEPNADLVAEHSDRVTVLHDAHEAAKGADLIVTDVFASMGQEDEQEQRLKDFKGFQVNSSLMAKANSDALFMHCLPAHRGEEVSADVIDHPDAVVWDEAENRLHAQKALLEFLLCR
- a CDS encoding LysR family transcriptional regulator, which produces MSIIEVRHLKTLTALRETGSLVEAAERVHLTQSALSHQLKDLEEKLGCPLFIRKTKPVRFTSAGLRLLQLADDVLLSFRSAQRDIQRFAEGESGRLHIAIECHSCYEWLMPTIDHFREHWPDVELDLSTAFGFMPLPALARGDLDLVVTSDPQDIPNIEYIPLFQYESQVALSRHHPLAKKEFLSPEDFAKETLITYPVETERLDIFKHFLNPADISPAKIRHSELTLMMMQLVASGRGVCCLPNWALTEYTNRQYVITKSLGEEGVWCKLYLAIRKDQRDNAYMEDLISTASKTCFKNLKGILAPEL
- a CDS encoding ATP-binding protein, whose protein sequence is MKTEMWRLYRHLLFGGVVIVAACYLVMEFIQIRFGTARVEQLLCADAEFSSALLLTNISRQLPESQFSWAVEGTPSLSVEAVSRLIGEKKWLRFPDNSYQLTFGDIDAPVLVGRAVQSDSLFQLEALLKRLLLSEKLSSQDKVALLESMPCLSIKPISPELSDSLTGVALVHGVYSEYGFVWKDDDTNRSLYLSVTHSNTLSLTWIVVVVVGVGIAIMLILIWRELVALDFKRKTFESITRQIARGRSGVPKGIPDSSGTLKELAYSFDSMSSHIQRLLKVQREMINAISHELRTPIARLRFGLEVMKDEVDPIVAKTIEGLEGDVEELNTLVDEVLTYGKLEGGSLALNFKEVSVFQLVNGILQHNHLLLQHLHVEVDIRQDDVAIADEHHLNRALQNLILNAAKYATDKIVVSFSYDAERWQLDIEDDGPGIAFEDRDKVFVPFQRLDNSRTRASGGYGLGLAIVQRIAFWHGGAVLIDASETGGAKFSFIWSRSQHQNTLS
- a CDS encoding response regulator, which produces MNMDDKQSILIVEDDERLALLTQEYLQKNGFNVGIESDGRKAISRIISEQPSLVILDLMLPGADGFTVCRSVRNDYKKPILMLTARSDDVDQILGLEIGADDYVSKPAKPRVLLARVQSLLRRSTQDVDLTAEEPIAEPHLTFGPLTIDSSRREAWLQDEEVELTSAEFDLLWLLSSNAGRILSREEIFGELRGIEYDGQDRSVDVRISRIRSKIGDDPIHPRRIKTIRSKGYLFVKDV